The following proteins come from a genomic window of Musa acuminata AAA Group cultivar baxijiao chromosome BXJ1-7, Cavendish_Baxijiao_AAA, whole genome shotgun sequence:
- the LOC103992870 gene encoding long chain base biosynthesis protein 2a: MVRLTYLTALTTFFGYVLLIAFGVLRDLVRKLLDWFKSDDLKGYAPICPPFEDFYTRRIYHRIQDCFGRPIASAADAWIDVVERHSNDNDKTLRRTSNTSRCLNLGSYNYLGFAAGDRYCTPRVVESLKKYASGTCSARADAGTTKLHIELEELVARFVGKPSAITFGMGYVTNSSIIPALVGEEGLIVSDSFNHNSIINGARASGATVQVFRHNSPSHLEEVLREQIVKGQPGTHTPWKKILVIVEGIYSMEGEFCKLPEIVAICKKYKAYVYLDEAHSIGAVGKSGRGVCELLGVDPADVDIMMGTFTKSFGSCGGYIAASEEIIQHLKHGCPAHLYATSMSPPAVQQAISAIKVVLGEDGSNRGAKKLARIRESSNYFRSELKKMGFVVLGDNDSPVMAIMLYNLAKLPAFSRACLRQNVAVVIVGYPATPVLLARARICISASHTREDLIKGLKVIGEVGGLVGAKCLPAEPEKAKKMD; the protein is encoded by the exons ATGGTGAGGCTGACGTACCTGACTGCGCTCACCACGTTCTTCGGCTACGTCCTCCTCATCGCCTTCGGTGTCCTCCGAGACCTCGTCCGCAAGCTCCTCGACTGGTTTAAATCCGACGACCTCAAG GGTTACGCTCCGATATGCCCACCATTTGAGGATTTCTACACCCGCCGAATCTATCACCGTATTCAG GACTGCTTTGGTCGACCAATCGCAAGTGCAGCAGATGCTTGGATCGATGTGGTCGAGCGGCATTCAAATGACAACGACAAGACTCTCCG CCGGACCTCGAACACCTCGAGATGCCTCAACCTTGGATCATACAACTACCTTGGTTTTGCAGCAGGAGATCGATACTGCACTCCTCGTGTCGTCGAGTCTCTTAAGAAATATGCATCTGGCACTTGCAGTGCTCGGGCCGACGCAG GCACCACTAAGTTGCATATCGAGCTCGAGGAACTGGTCGCGAGATTTGTCGGAAAGCCTTCGGCCATCACTTTTGGCATGGGATATGTGACCAACTCTTCCATAATTCCTGCTCTAGTTGGAGAG GAAGGACTCATCGTTAGTGATTCCTTCAACCATAACTCGATCATCAATGGTGCTCGAGCTTCCGGTGCAACGGTGCAGGTTTTCCGACACAACA GTCCATCGCACTTGGAAGAGGTGCTGAGAGAGCAGATCGTCAAGGGTCAGCCTGGCACACACACACCTTGGAAGAAGATACTTGTCATTGTTGAGGGGATATATAGCATGGAAGGCGAGTTCTGTAAGCTACCTGAGATAGTAGCCATCTGCAAGAAGTACAAG GCGTACGTATACTTGGATGAGGCTCATAGCATCGGAGCGGTGGGAAAATCTGGCAGAGGCGTTTGTGAGCTGCTTGGGGTGGATCCAGCTGACGTTGACATCATGATGGGAACTTTCACCAAGTCTTTTGGATCCTGTGGAGGCTACATTGCAGCATCAGAG GAGATCATCCAACACCTGAAGCACGGTTGCCCTGCTCATCTCTACGCGACTTCCATGTCGCCACCTGCTGTTCAACAAGCCATATCTGCAATCAAGGTTGTTCTCGGAGAAGACGGATCAAACCGAG GAGCTAAGAAACTTGCGCGGATCCGCGAGAGCAGCAACTACTTCCGGTCGGAGCTCAAGAAGATGGGCTTtgtggtgcttggagacaacgacTCGCCGGTCATGGCGATTATGCTCTACAATCTGGCGAAGCTCCCCGCCTTCTCTCGGGCGTGCTTGAGGCAGAAC GTCGCGGTGGTGATCGTGGGGTATCCGGCGACGCCAGTTCTCCTGGCCAGGGCAAGGATCTGCATCTCTGCTTCGCATACCAGAGAAGACCTGATCAAAGGCTTGAAG GTCATCGGCGAAGTTGGTGGCCTTGTGGGGGCGAAATGCCTCCCTGCCGAACCAGAGAAGGCAAAGAAGATGGACTGA
- the LOC135679579 gene encoding protein SOB FIVE-LIKE 5-like has translation MMLGEEEDVSSECSSGCQSGWTAYLDQSSYDSPQPLVYNKAGYLQEEEEEEEEEDLSMVSDASSGPPHFHEEDEPSFCYLHSSTCFEGGGCLCSALTPAAGSAKSGAKRKRVEPEQQREHSSLLDDTASSTLLSYPKTRFNGDSNSNNYLKPPMEGVLEFSCGFSATHFKRNHELHKQVGYLQSSSPVKPTPTSPVLRKEGGKKIW, from the exons ATGATGTTGGGGGAGGAGGAAGATGTCAGCTCAGAGTGCAGCAGTGGATGCCAATCTGGTTGGACCGCCTACCTAGATCAGTCCTCCTATGACTCCCCTCAGCCTCTTGTCTATAACAAAGCTGGTTACttacaagaggaggaagaggaagaggaggaggaggacctgTCTATGGTCTCCGATGCATCCTCTGGACCACCTCAttttcatgaagaggatgagcctTCCTTCTGCTATCTTCACTCCAGCACTTGCTTCGAGGGCGGTGGCTGCCTCTGCTCCGCCCTAACTCCAGCTGCTGGATCGGCCAAAAGTGGTGCGAAGAGGAAGCGAGTTGAACCAGAGCAACAGAGAGAGCATTCCTCTCTGCTGGATGACACTGCGAGTTCCACTCTGCTCAGCTACCCCAAG ACCCGCTTCAATGGCGACAGCAACAGCAATAACTATCTGAAGCCACCCATGGAAGGTGTTCTGGAGTTCTCTTGTGGCTTTTCGGCTACCCATTTTAAG AGAAACCATGAACTACACAAACAAGTGGGCTACCTTCAATCCTCTTCTCCTGTGAAGCCAACCCCTACGAGCCCA GTTTTAAGGAAAGAAGGTGGGAAGAAGATTTGGTGA
- the LOC103993036 gene encoding cyclin-D2-1-like, translating to MAVSPDLFSASSNLLLCAENADDVASWDGEEQDVEGGTATVAATADNEWVPPALADDRAAIAAMLAAEPDHLPRDDYLGRLHARAIDAAARHDAIGWILKVSEFYRFRPVTACLSVNYLDRFLSSHSLPGQNGKGGWPMQLLSVACVSVAAKLEESHVPLLLDLQLRDPTYVFEPRTIQRMELLLAAALRWRLRAVTPFDFLHHLAASPAVAALSPSSSSALFSRAARLVLSTHRVVDFLVYRPSVMAAAAFLCAANEMTESSAIGTGDWSSCFDAWVSKGVVNRCRQLMEEWVIGTCPSSRRGNTTECRGRPEPPRSPVGVLDSAACTSCDTGPRSEDGPEPRPAKRLRLGDHPCTDRVFTGLDGELL from the exons ATGGCAGTCTCACCCGACCTCTTCTCCGCTTCCTCCAACCTCCTCCTCTGCGCCGAGAACGCCGACGACGTGGCATCCTGGGATGGGGAGGAGCAGGACGTGGAAGGCGGCACCGCCACCGTCGCCGCAACAGCAGACAATGAGTGGGTCCCGCCCGCGCTAGCCGACGACCGTGCCGCCATCGCGGCCATGCTCGCGGCCGAGCCTGACCACCTACCCCGCGATGACTACCTCGGCCGCCTCCATGCCCGCGCCATCGACGCCGCCGCCCGCCACGACGCCATCGGCTGGATTCTCAAG GTGAGCGAGTTCTACCGCTTCCGACCGGTGACGGCGTGTCTCTCCGTCAATTACCTCGACCGATTCCTCTCCTCCCATTCTCTTCCG GGGCAGAATGGGAAGGGAGGTTGGCCGATGCAGCTGCTGTCGGTGGCGTGCGTGTCGGTTGCGGCGAAGTTGGAGGAGTCGCACGTGCCGCTGCTGCTCGACCTCCAGCTCCGCGATCCTACTTATGTCTTCGAGCCCCGCACCATCCAACGGATGGAGCTCCTCCTCGCGGCCGCACTGCGGTGGCGCCTGCGCGCCGTCACCCCCTTcgacttcctccaccacctcgcCGCCTCCCCCGCCGTCGCCGccctctctccctcctcctcttccgcccTCTTCTCCCGCGCCGCCCGCCTCGTACTCTCCACCCACCGCG TGGTGGATTTCTTGGTCTATCGGCCGTCAGTGATGGCAGCTGCGGCCTTCCTGTGTGCGGCAAACGAGATGACCGAGTCGTCAGCCATAGGAACCGGCGACTGGTCGAGTTGCTTCGATGCTTGGGTTAGCAAG GGAGTGGTGAATAGGTGTCGCCAGCTAATGGAGGAGTGGGTGATCGGCACGTGCCCGTCATCCCGGCGGGGAAACACTACGGAATGCCGAGGTCGCCCCGAGCCGCCGAGGAGCCCAGTCGGCGTGTTGGACTCCGCCGCCTGCACGAGCTGTGACACCGGCCCGAGGTCCGAGGACGGACCCGAGCCACGCCCCGCCAAGCGCCTTCGGCTCGGCGACCACCCTTGTACAGACCGCGTATTTACCGGCCTCGACGGTGAACTCCTCTAA